DNA sequence from the Candidatus Kaistella beijingensis genome:
TCAAGTCTTTGTGCTGTATAGAAACATATTTGAAAAAATCCCGCCAGAACAATTCAAAAATCAGCCAGTAAGTAGAATCATTGGCTCCGAATTCCTCTTCATATTTTTTTACTTCGTGGTAAATGGTTACCGCAGAAAGACTTCCATCCGACAGCCAAGCCGAAAATTTTGAACTGTAATCTGTTCCGACCAAACCGTTTCGGGTTTGTTTGTACTGACTCAGATTTTGAGTTTTCCACAAATAATGATGCAATCTTTTCAATGCTTCGCTTTCTCCACCCGAAAAAGGAAAAGCTGTTCTTTCATCCGTTTCAAAATCTTCAAAACCAAGGGATTTTAATGAAATGGTATCGCTTTTAAAATGAATTTCCGATTTATCGTACACCAAATCTTCCGATTGAAATTCAGGGCGAATCAGCAGATTTTTTTCAATTTTCTGCCGGAACGCGGTAAACAGCATCGGAATTTTATCCAAAGTTTTAAAAACAAAATGCGGATGAACCAGAAATTGTGAATACGATTTTTCCCAAATGGCAGTTGGAATTGCTTTTTCAATTTTGGCTTGTAAGTCAACTTCCTCCTTCGTCCATTCATCCTGACAAAAAATCTTCACGATTTCAAATTTCTCGGAAATTTCTCTGAAAACATCTTCCGTGTTGCCGTATTTAACTGAAAAAGGAATCTTCTGTTTCGCTAAATTGTGCCTTAAGGTTTCTACACTTTCCAGCAAAAATTTTGCACGGTATTTTCCGATTTTTCTGAAACCCAATTGTTTTTGAGCAAAAAATTCAGCATCAAAAACATACAGCGCAAGAAAAGGCAAATCTTCCTGCATCACATTGTATAAGGATTCTGAATCTCTCGTTCTTAAATCTTTGGTGAACCAGAGGATGTTGATTTTTTGTTTTTCCGGCATCTTTCGCTGCAATATTTTACTTCATCCCAGTTTTTTTTCCACTTTTTCCGCCAGTTGAAAGGCAGTCCGCAGACTTCACAGATTTTGGAAGGTAATCCGGAAGGCATTTATTTAGATATTATAA
Encoded proteins:
- a CDS encoding DASH family cryptochrome, yielding MPEKQKINILWFTKDLRTRDSESLYNVMQEDLPFLALYVFDAEFFAQKQLGFRKIGKYRAKFLLESVETLRHNLAKQKIPFSVKYGNTEDVFREISEKFEIVKIFCQDEWTKEEVDLQAKIEKAIPTAIWEKSYSQFLVHPHFVFKTLDKIPMLFTAFRQKIEKNLLIRPEFQSEDLVYDKSEIHFKSDTISLKSLGFEDFETDERTAFPFSGGESEALKRLHHYLWKTQNLSQYKQTRNGLVGTDYSSKFSAWLSDGSLSAVTIYHEVKKYEEEFGANDSTYWLIFELFWRDFFKYVSIQHKDLIFWKSGINHQKYFAENNKTLIQKWWDGETDSDFVNANMLELKNTGWMSNRGRQNVASYFCKILKQDWRIGAAYFEEMLIDYDVHSNYGNWMYLAGVGNDNRDRTFNPEKQAEMYDSDQKFRRLWLKK
- a CDS encoding DUF2256 domain-containing protein, whose translation is MPSGLPSKICEVCGLPFNWRKKWKKNWDEVKYCSERCRKNKKSTSSGSPKI